A genome region from Pseudomonas pergaminensis includes the following:
- a CDS encoding MATE family efflux transporter: MQSPLQRPLWQIYLIFLAPMVLSNFLQSFSGTLNGIYVGQMLGTQALAAVSGMFPIVFFFIALVIGLGAGASVLIGQAWGAQETGMVKVITGATLTLGALVGLIAAVLGSLFARPALQALGTPVDVLDDAVGYAQKMMLIMPLLLVFILYTQLLRGVSDTISPLLALMVSTLVGLLLTPALIRGWVGLPPMGIQSAVYAGLVGNASAMLFLILRLRHKNHVMAPDRELLAALRLDPVILGKVLRIGLPTGLQMVVLSLSELVILALVNGHGSQATAAYGAVTQIVNYVQFPALSIAITASILGAQAIGAGRLERIGPILRTGLLINTCLTGGLIVLGYVLSHWLLGLFITDDAARVNAEHLLHIMLWSILVFGFQAVIGGIMRASGVVLMPVIISIFCVLCVELPMAYLLNAHFGLEGVWIAFPVTYLAMLLLQTAYYRLVWRHKQIKRLV; the protein is encoded by the coding sequence ATGCAAAGCCCCTTGCAACGACCGCTGTGGCAGATCTACCTGATCTTTCTCGCACCCATGGTGCTGTCCAACTTCCTGCAAAGTTTTTCCGGCACGCTCAACGGCATCTATGTCGGGCAGATGCTCGGCACCCAGGCGCTGGCGGCGGTGTCGGGCATGTTTCCCATCGTGTTTTTCTTCATTGCCCTGGTGATCGGCCTGGGGGCGGGCGCCTCGGTGCTGATCGGCCAGGCCTGGGGCGCGCAGGAAACGGGGATGGTCAAGGTGATTACCGGTGCGACCCTGACCCTCGGCGCACTGGTCGGCCTGATTGCCGCAGTGTTGGGCAGCCTGTTTGCGCGTCCGGCGTTGCAGGCGTTGGGCACGCCGGTGGACGTGCTCGATGATGCGGTCGGCTATGCCCAGAAGATGATGCTGATCATGCCGTTGCTGCTGGTGTTCATCCTCTACACCCAGTTACTGCGCGGCGTCAGCGATACGATCTCACCGTTGCTGGCATTGATGGTCTCGACCCTGGTCGGCCTGCTGCTGACCCCGGCGCTGATTCGCGGCTGGGTCGGCTTGCCTCCCATGGGTATCCAGAGTGCGGTGTATGCAGGGTTGGTGGGCAACGCGTCGGCCATGCTGTTTTTGATCTTGCGCCTTCGGCATAAAAACCATGTGATGGCGCCGGACCGTGAACTGCTCGCGGCCTTGCGCCTGGACCCCGTGATTCTCGGCAAAGTCCTGCGCATCGGCTTGCCTACCGGCTTGCAGATGGTGGTGCTGTCGCTGTCGGAGTTGGTCATTCTCGCCCTGGTCAACGGCCATGGCTCCCAGGCCACGGCGGCCTATGGCGCAGTGACGCAGATCGTCAACTACGTGCAGTTCCCGGCGCTGTCGATTGCCATCACCGCCTCGATCCTCGGCGCCCAGGCGATTGGCGCCGGGCGTCTGGAGCGCATCGGCCCGATCCTGCGCACCGGCCTGCTGATCAATACCTGCCTGACCGGTGGCCTGATTGTGCTGGGTTATGTCCTGTCCCACTGGCTGCTCGGCCTGTTCATCACCGATGACGCGGCACGGGTCAATGCCGAACACCTGTTGCACATCATGTTGTGGAGTATTTTGGTCTTCGGCTTCCAGGCCGTGATCGGCGGGATCATGCGCGCCAGCGGCGTGGTGCTGATGCCGGTGATCATCTCGATCTTCTGCGTGCTGTGCGTCGAGCTGCCGATGGCGTACCTGCTTAACGCCCACTTCGGCCTGGAAGGGGTGTGGATAGCCTTTCCGGTGACCTACCTGGCCATGCTGCTATTGCAGACGGCGTATTACCGTTTGGTGTGGCGTCACAAGCAGATCAAGCGGTTGGTGTAA
- a CDS encoding TetR/AcrR family transcriptional regulator has product MSRARAEMIEDTRARLIASARQAFATQGYANTSMDDFTARAGLTRGALYHHFGDKKGLLAAVVSQLDSEMDSRLQRISDEAADPWSGFCERCRAYLRMAQDGEIQRIVLQDAPAVLGDTGSQHHCVESMQHRLEALMQAGVIHPAPSAALAQLINGSLVNTALWIAREEHPDERLEQGLQGLELLLRGLSLTPTA; this is encoded by the coding sequence ATGAGCCGAGCCCGTGCCGAAATGATCGAAGACACCCGCGCCCGGCTGATCGCCAGCGCCCGCCAGGCCTTCGCCACCCAAGGTTATGCGAACACATCGATGGACGATTTTACCGCCCGCGCCGGCCTGACGCGCGGAGCGTTGTATCACCACTTTGGTGACAAGAAAGGGCTGTTAGCCGCCGTGGTTTCCCAGCTCGACAGTGAGATGGACAGCCGTTTGCAGCGCATTTCAGATGAAGCGGCAGACCCTTGGAGCGGCTTTTGCGAACGTTGCCGCGCTTATTTGCGCATGGCCCAGGACGGGGAAATCCAGCGCATTGTGTTGCAGGATGCGCCGGCCGTATTGGGCGATACCGGCTCCCAGCACCATTGTGTCGAGTCGATGCAGCATCGGTTGGAAGCCCTGATGCAGGCCGGTGTCATACACCCCGCCCCGAGCGCCGCCCTGGCGCAATTGATCAACGGCAGCCTGGTCAATACCGCCCTGTGGATCGCCCGGGAAGAGCACCCGGACGAGCGGTTGGAGCAAGGCTTGCAAGGCCTGGAGCTGTTGTTGCGTGGCCTGAGCCTTACACCAACCGCTTGA
- a CDS encoding MFS transporter encodes MANPYAELFQAPGARAFVLAGMLARMPVSMTGIGLITMLAQVHGGYGLAGSVAAVFALATAFCAPQVSRLVDRYSQGRVLPIAALIGGGALLMLLLCTRLQAPNWTLFLFAALAGCMPNMSAMVRARWTEVYRGQPKLQTAFALESVLDEVCFIIGPPISVGLSVVLFPEAGPLVAALLLAVGVTTFVLQRATEPPVHAHLDHHGRWLIASPPVLILMILLLAMGVIVGVVDVVSVAFAQHQGQPAAASIVLSVYAIGSCLAGLAFGTLKLKAPLPRQFLYCGVATALTTLPLLLVSNIPGLAVAIFISGLFFAPTLIVSMALVEQIVPASRLTEGMTWLITGLSIGVAIGAASSGWMIDHFGATSGFYVALAAGAVVLGAAVLGYRRLG; translated from the coding sequence ATGGCAAACCCCTACGCCGAGTTGTTCCAGGCCCCCGGTGCCCGGGCCTTTGTACTGGCGGGCATGCTGGCGCGCATGCCCGTGTCGATGACCGGGATTGGCCTGATCACCATGCTGGCGCAGGTGCACGGCGGCTACGGCCTGGCGGGCTCGGTAGCGGCGGTGTTTGCCCTGGCCACGGCGTTTTGCGCGCCGCAGGTTTCACGCCTGGTGGACCGCTACAGCCAGGGCCGGGTGCTGCCGATTGCCGCGCTGATCGGCGGCGGGGCGTTGTTGATGTTGCTGCTGTGTACCCGCTTGCAGGCGCCGAACTGGACGCTGTTTCTGTTCGCGGCCCTGGCCGGTTGCATGCCCAACATGTCGGCCATGGTGCGGGCGCGCTGGACCGAGGTCTACCGAGGCCAGCCCAAGCTGCAGACCGCCTTTGCGCTGGAATCGGTGTTGGACGAGGTGTGCTTTATCATCGGCCCGCCGATCTCGGTGGGGCTGAGCGTGGTGCTGTTCCCGGAAGCGGGGCCCTTGGTGGCGGCGCTGTTGCTGGCGGTGGGCGTCACCACCTTTGTACTGCAGCGCGCGACCGAGCCTCCTGTCCATGCACATCTGGACCATCACGGCCGCTGGCTGATCGCTTCACCCCCGGTGCTGATCCTGATGATCCTGCTGCTGGCCATGGGCGTGATCGTCGGAGTGGTGGACGTGGTCAGCGTCGCCTTTGCCCAGCACCAGGGCCAGCCGGCGGCGGCGAGCATCGTGCTGTCGGTGTATGCCATCGGCTCGTGCCTGGCGGGGCTGGCGTTCGGCACGCTCAAGCTCAAGGCGCCGCTGCCCCGGCAGTTCCTGTACTGCGGCGTGGCTACGGCGCTGACTACCTTGCCGCTGCTGCTGGTGAGCAATATTCCCGGGCTGGCGGTGGCGATCTTTATCTCCGGGCTGTTCTTCGCCCCCACGCTGATCGTGTCCATGGCCCTGGTGGAGCAGATCGTGCCCGCCAGTCGCCTGACCGAAGGCATGACCTGGCTGATCACCGGCCTCAGCATCGGCGTGGCCATCGGCGCCGCGAGTTCCGGTTGGATGATCGACCACTTCGGCGCCACCAGCGGGTTCTACGTGGCGTTGGCGGCGGGGGCGGTGGTGCTGGGGGCGGCAGTGTTGGGTTATCGGCGGTTGGGGTGA
- a CDS encoding type II toxin-antitoxin system HicB family antitoxin → MNNQLQHKGYIGSIEASLEDNCLFGKILFIKALVSYEGKTVAELDGAFREAVDDYLATCQALGQTPEKPCKGSFNVRVGHDLHLAAALAATRKKVTLNDLTRQALNEFLQHHGNDPCPAVS, encoded by the coding sequence GTGAACAATCAACTGCAACACAAAGGCTACATCGGCTCTATCGAAGCCAGCCTCGAAGACAACTGCCTGTTCGGCAAGATTCTGTTCATCAAGGCGCTGGTGAGCTACGAAGGAAAAACCGTCGCCGAGCTGGACGGCGCGTTCCGGGAGGCGGTGGACGACTACCTCGCCACCTGCCAGGCCCTGGGGCAAACACCGGAAAAACCCTGCAAGGGTTCATTCAACGTACGCGTCGGCCATGACTTGCACTTGGCGGCAGCCCTGGCGGCGACCCGCAAAAAAGTGACCCTCAATGACCTGACACGCCAGGCCTTGAATGAGTTTTTACAACATCATGGCAACGACCCGTGCCCTGCGGTTAGCTGA
- a CDS encoding type II toxin-antitoxin system HicA family toxin, with protein sequence MSKNEKLLAKLLNEHTAFTWPERVTLLRRLGYTQIEGAGSRVKFDIGDPSAMITLHKPHPGNELKHYIRRQIIEQLKSGELIQ encoded by the coding sequence GTGTCCAAAAATGAAAAGCTGCTCGCCAAACTGCTCAACGAGCACACGGCATTTACCTGGCCCGAACGCGTGACACTGCTGCGCCGGCTGGGCTACACACAGATTGAAGGGGCTGGAAGCCGCGTCAAATTCGACATCGGTGACCCCAGTGCAATGATTACCTTGCACAAGCCTCACCCGGGCAACGAACTGAAACACTACATTCGGCGCCAGATCATCGAGCAATTGAAATCAGGAGAACTGATTCAGTGA